One window from the genome of Clostridiales bacterium encodes:
- a CDS encoding leucine-rich repeat protein produces the protein MRGLYMTGGKYGERIWWGMPINKGMVLEFDTSTPGSRTVKLEFAGRTFEYPITVTEKTLITSEGVTVSDNGQLLNLSGNSGRYLLPENTYAVPNDFSAGLSSAVRNNVREIVCPSSVTRIGDNAFGGMSRLNSVTIGEGTLYIGDNAFGGCTNLKTLYVYAKEPPYIMNSHFLFDAGSNVKIYVPLELLDAYVTSPHWCNYSKQIYSI, from the coding sequence ATGCGCGGACTGTACATGACGGGCGGAAAATACGGCGAGCGGATCTGGTGGGGTATGCCTATCAATAAGGGCATGGTCTTGGAGTTCGACACGAGCACGCCCGGCAGTCGTACGGTAAAGCTCGAATTTGCGGGGCGCACGTTCGAGTACCCGATCACCGTCACCGAAAAAACGCTTATAACGAGCGAGGGCGTGACCGTGTCGGATAACGGACAACTACTCAATCTTTCGGGCAATTCGGGCAGGTACTTGCTCCCCGAAAACACGTACGCCGTACCAAACGACTTCTCGGCAGGACTAAGCTCGGCGGTCAGGAACAACGTGCGCGAAATCGTTTGCCCGTCGTCGGTCACGAGAATAGGCGATAACGCGTTCGGCGGTATGTCACGGCTCAATAGCGTAACGATAGGCGAAGGCACGCTGTACATAGGCGATAACGCGTTCGGCGGTTGCACAAACTTAAAAACGTTGTACGTGTACGCAAAAGAGCCGCCGTATATAATGAACAGCCATTTCCTGTTTGACGCAGGCTCGAACGTAAAGATATATGTACCGCTCGAATTACTCGACGCGTATGTAACGTCGCCGCACTGGTGCAATTACAGCAAGCAAATATATTCCATATAA
- a CDS encoding helix-turn-helix domain-containing protein has product MLEVSNIKTNIVLLRKSGKVSQRQLADFLHVSPQTISGWENGYFNPDIPQLISLANYFKVQIDGLFEDKKSELERDYDVTPETIGATIAEWRKAKELTQKDLADKLFVSPQAVSRWERGQGFPDLAIFPQICELLGVSLHRLLCGENGIKKESEEGSGKLGKKPLLIIIISSVVALLAIVGMIIGIVLGTRNSDGGTNVAPPDGTVIFIGSYDEFTEHADSFTDASAIFVLTADINAEGHKTIDGFNATLDGKGYTVSGLSTPFIRNMYGGARISNVHFDISITATVGLNDRVGGVAVTNYGYMESVWVSGKIDLPGQRYIGGVIGSNYGNLRNIENSAEIICADYAGGIVGYNNGIIAFGANNGAVASLLGSPVSDDDPTLIKHSGSIAGYVGSGVQLNGCITTVSNIDDRNPLYGQTNSSVDFSLSVLVTPDMLDQALFEWLNYNPNNGDLYDGDNIPVNMDEAIWYDNTGKWVRVGDKPRLAIFHAE; this is encoded by the coding sequence GTGTTAGAAGTAAGCAATATCAAGACCAATATTGTCTTGCTCAGAAAGAGCGGGAAAGTCAGTCAGCGGCAGTTGGCTGACTTTCTGCACGTCTCGCCGCAAACGATTTCGGGCTGGGAGAACGGATATTTCAATCCCGATATACCCCAGCTAATAAGCCTCGCCAACTATTTTAAGGTACAAATCGACGGACTTTTCGAGGACAAAAAGTCTGAGCTCGAAAGGGATTACGACGTAACGCCCGAAACGATAGGCGCGACCATTGCCGAATGGCGCAAAGCAAAAGAGCTTACGCAAAAAGACCTTGCCGATAAATTGTTTGTAAGTCCGCAGGCGGTAAGCCGTTGGGAGCGCGGACAGGGCTTCCCCGACCTTGCCATATTCCCGCAGATATGCGAACTTCTCGGCGTGTCGTTGCACCGGCTTTTGTGCGGCGAAAACGGGATAAAAAAGGAGAGCGAGGAAGGCTCGGGCAAGCTCGGCAAGAAACCGCTTTTGATAATCATTATCTCGTCGGTGGTCGCTCTGCTTGCGATAGTAGGCATGATCATCGGTATTGTTCTCGGCACGCGAAACAGCGACGGTGGCACGAACGTAGCGCCGCCCGATGGCACCGTTATCTTTATAGGCTCGTACGATGAGTTTACGGAGCACGCGGATAGCTTTACCGACGCGTCGGCTATCTTCGTTCTTACGGCGGATATAAATGCGGAAGGGCATAAAACGATAGACGGTTTTAACGCGACGCTTGACGGCAAGGGTTATACGGTGTCAGGCTTATCGACGCCGTTCATACGCAATATGTACGGCGGCGCAAGGATAAGCAACGTGCATTTCGATATAAGCATAACGGCGACTGTCGGCTTGAACGACCGTGTGGGCGGCGTAGCGGTAACAAACTACGGCTATATGGAAAGCGTATGGGTGTCGGGCAAAATCGATCTTCCCGGTCAGCGGTATATAGGCGGCGTTATCGGGAGCAACTACGGTAATCTGCGCAATATAGAAAATTCGGCGGAAATAATCTGCGCCGACTATGCGGGCGGTATTGTTGGCTATAACAACGGCATTATAGCGTTCGGCGCGAATAACGGCGCGGTAGCGTCGCTTTTAGGCAGTCCCGTAAGCGACGACGATCCCACGCTTATCAAGCACAGCGGAAGCATAGCGGGGTACGTGGGCTCGGGCGTTCAGCTTAACGGTTGCATAACCACGGTATCTAATATCGACGACAGAAACCCCTTGTACGGTCAAACCAATAGTAGCGTAGATTTCAGCTTGTCGGTGCTTGTCACGCCCGATATGCTCGATCAAGCGCTTTTCGAATGGCTAAATTACAATCCAAACAACGGCGACCTATACGATGGCGATAATATTCCCGTCAATATGGACGAAGCAATCTGGTACGACAATACGGGCAAGTGGGTACGCGTAGGCGACAAGCCGCGCCTTGCGATTTTTCACGCCGAGTAA
- a CDS encoding InlB B-repeat-containing protein: protein MMRKRFWIILLAVLFALSGFALVACSGADNTETHTVTFVGTNDAPITVNDGEYITLTEPTRDGYTFAGWFTDSTFSNRFYGDEPVKSDLTLYAYWQDGTTVEYTIRFYTTQLAAEKKVEAGGTLKYSQFPILTQRTGYVAYWSLNDEVVTSDIIGVDRNMDVYAVYESESAVKTVTFNSMGGSEVAKQIVKVNEKAKYPVEPYKDEVYFAGWFVDEACTVEFDFNTAVLNDIALYAKWSTTEPTAANGTIVNFEVPKIVGDFNGWNYSVSQKWSVVGGRMGVFFNPLCDSRIYIVYSKMYVENSGWTFYEAYNISGEKAKADLTNASRVEKNNSVDDYYIAIIRMVDRNFSLDRYCGNDYKAGYDADSGILQVRDVHRVRFETNGGSAVATQYISAGDKAAVPEDPIFLGKIFVAWTNRTGTTTINIAEQVINADTVFYAKWEDAYIVRFDSNGGTEVPSQTVAKSSDGNGSLIKEPAQPTKSGYYFGGWYTDNSFGTAFDFEKNKIKGDVTLVAKWNEIVLGVSKTVTFDYNGGSVSATQSKTVDVYSGRTIDALLYSPRKNGQYLKGWYRDKLCNVLFDFDEPIYDDITLYAGYANIPSGSYAVYYDNSPRLPETAQVGKKVRGYGISGDVVSREGYDFAGWYTDSALKNRAQDWPTANSGQITTLYANWELATTFDFTYYNEDGSVFKTEKIKINRVVNYDNLVKPDERMGYTFNGWYTDKALTQRFPDSMTVTKEINLYPMWSKAERTRVIFHDMDGAELYKDLIEQGTHDRSEYTALYDTTKSGYVFNQWFLDSERTYAFPESYKAEGADINLYGSWIEDKAAPSGSGTASSPYLVSSYDQFAAHLLKTGNNVNGKYYKFTADVQFIGGNELLADLYATVDFDGHAVKGVTKPLFERVMEGAKVKGAKLNVDIKVMNGRAANAGAVCTALYGTVEFVWVNGTINLPKISFVGGITGKFGSYDALVENCLNSANITGKDYVGGIAGTICPSSVNGAGYMRYCVNEGVMTATEGTYDDYSKKSTKHASGVVGDCVAYKVIGCVTTTKGDNPNTSSKLAFCGYNRGGSSLSPEGIVGQRFSNEGVTSRKTMPTDLLKNWLNYVKGVSKPTYYAGVSGNDIYEADNGARDFTNNDGVWYYDGTSANLDGHFRLHYFD from the coding sequence ATGATGAGAAAAAGGTTTTGGATAATTCTGTTAGCCGTGCTGTTTGCGCTTTCGGGTTTCGCACTTGTCGCTTGCAGCGGTGCGGACAACACGGAAACGCATACCGTAACGTTCGTCGGAACGAACGACGCGCCTATCACAGTAAACGATGGCGAGTATATAACGCTGACCGAGCCTACGCGCGACGGCTATACGTTTGCGGGCTGGTTCACGGACAGCACGTTCAGCAACCGTTTTTACGGCGACGAGCCCGTAAAGAGCGATCTCACTCTTTACGCGTACTGGCAGGACGGAACGACTGTCGAGTATACTATTCGGTTCTATACCACGCAGTTGGCCGCCGAAAAAAAGGTAGAGGCGGGCGGAACGCTCAAATACTCGCAGTTCCCCATACTCACTCAGCGCACGGGCTACGTTGCGTACTGGTCTCTTAACGACGAAGTAGTTACGAGCGACATTATCGGCGTTGACAGGAACATGGACGTTTACGCCGTGTACGAGTCGGAGAGCGCGGTCAAGACCGTAACGTTCAACAGCATGGGCGGCAGTGAAGTAGCCAAGCAGATCGTCAAGGTCAACGAAAAGGCGAAATACCCCGTAGAGCCGTACAAGGACGAGGTATATTTTGCGGGCTGGTTTGTCGACGAAGCTTGCACGGTCGAGTTCGACTTTAACACAGCCGTTCTTAACGATATAGCGCTTTACGCCAAGTGGAGCACGACCGAGCCGACCGCGGCGAACGGTACGATAGTTAATTTCGAAGTGCCCAAGATCGTCGGCGACTTCAACGGCTGGAATTACAGCGTGAGCCAAAAATGGTCGGTCGTCGGCGGGCGCATGGGCGTGTTCTTCAATCCGCTTTGCGACAGCCGCATATATATAGTATACAGCAAGATGTACGTAGAGAATAGCGGCTGGACGTTTTACGAAGCTTATAACATAAGCGGCGAGAAAGCAAAAGCCGATCTTACGAACGCGAGCCGCGTCGAGAAAAACAATTCGGTAGACGATTATTATATCGCTATTATAAGAATGGTCGATAGAAATTTCAGTCTCGACCGTTACTGCGGCAACGATTACAAGGCGGGCTACGACGCCGACAGCGGCATACTTCAAGTCCGCGACGTGCACAGAGTTCGCTTCGAGACCAACGGCGGTTCGGCCGTTGCCACGCAGTACATTTCGGCGGGCGACAAGGCGGCGGTGCCCGAAGATCCTATCTTTCTCGGCAAGATATTCGTCGCCTGGACGAACAGAACGGGCACGACCACTATCAATATCGCGGAGCAGGTTATCAATGCGGACACCGTGTTCTACGCCAAGTGGGAGGACGCGTATATCGTTCGGTTCGACAGTAACGGCGGCACGGAAGTTCCGTCGCAAACGGTAGCTAAATCGTCGGACGGCAACGGCTCGCTTATAAAAGAGCCCGCGCAACCCACAAAATCCGGCTATTACTTCGGCGGCTGGTACACCGATAACAGCTTCGGTACAGCGTTCGATTTCGAAAAGAATAAAATAAAGGGCGACGTTACGCTCGTTGCCAAGTGGAATGAAATAGTGCTCGGCGTGAGCAAAACGGTAACGTTCGACTATAACGGCGGCTCGGTAAGCGCAACTCAGTCCAAAACGGTTGACGTTTACAGTGGCAGAACGATAGACGCGTTGCTGTACAGCCCGAGAAAGAACGGTCAGTACCTTAAAGGCTGGTACCGCGATAAGCTGTGCAACGTATTGTTCGACTTCGACGAACCTATCTACGACGATATCACGCTCTATGCGGGCTACGCCAATATCCCGAGCGGAAGCTATGCGGTGTACTACGATAATTCGCCGCGCCTGCCCGAAACTGCTCAGGTCGGCAAAAAGGTTCGCGGCTACGGAATATCGGGCGACGTGGTGTCGCGCGAGGGCTACGACTTTGCGGGCTGGTATACCGACTCTGCCTTAAAGAACCGCGCCCAAGACTGGCCGACGGCAAACAGCGGTCAAATCACAACACTTTACGCTAACTGGGAACTCGCTACAACGTTCGACTTTACGTACTACAACGAGGACGGTAGCGTATTCAAGACCGAAAAAATAAAAATCAACAGGGTAGTCAATTACGATAACCTTGTAAAACCCGACGAGCGCATGGGCTATACCTTCAACGGTTGGTACACAGATAAGGCGCTGACTCAACGTTTCCCCGACAGCATGACTGTCACGAAGGAAATCAACCTCTATCCCATGTGGTCGAAAGCGGAAAGAACGCGCGTCATATTCCACGATATGGACGGTGCGGAGCTTTACAAAGACCTTATCGAACAAGGCACTCACGACAGAAGCGAATATACCGCGTTGTACGATACGACCAAATCGGGCTACGTATTCAATCAGTGGTTCTTGGACAGCGAAAGAACGTATGCGTTCCCCGAAAGCTACAAGGCGGAAGGTGCAGATATTAACCTTTACGGTAGCTGGATAGAGGATAAAGCGGCGCCGAGCGGAAGCGGCACGGCAAGCTCGCCGTATCTTGTAAGCAGTTACGACCAGTTCGCGGCGCATCTGCTCAAAACGGGCAACAACGTAAACGGCAAGTATTACAAGTTCACTGCCGACGTTCAGTTCATAGGCGGCAACGAGCTCCTTGCGGATCTTTATGCTACGGTCGACTTCGACGGTCACGCGGTCAAGGGCGTTACCAAACCTCTGTTCGAGCGGGTAATGGAAGGTGCAAAGGTCAAAGGCGCAAAGCTCAACGTTGATATAAAGGTGATGAACGGGCGCGCGGCAAATGCGGGCGCGGTATGTACGGCGCTGTACGGCACGGTCGAGTTCGTTTGGGTAAATGGTACAATCAATCTTCCCAAGATATCGTTTGTGGGCGGCATTACGGGCAAATTCGGCAGTTACGACGCTTTGGTAGAGAACTGCCTTAACTCGGCTAATATAACAGGCAAAGATTACGTCGGCGGAATAGCCGGTACGATATGCCCGAGCAGTGTCAACGGTGCCGGATATATGAGGTACTGCGTAAACGAAGGCGTTATGACGGCAACCGAAGGCACGTACGACGATTATTCCAAAAAGTCGACAAAGCACGCCAGCGGCGTTGTAGGCGATTGCGTCGCATATAAAGTCATTGGATGTGTTACCACCACAAAAGGAGATAACCCCAATACGAGTTCTAAGTTGGCTTTCTGCGGTTACAACAGAGGCGGGTCGTCGTTATCTCCCGAAGGAATAGTTGGACAAAGGTTTAGTAATGAGGGAGTAACTTCGCGTAAAACTATGCCGACGGATCTTCTAAAAAATTGGCTCAACTATGTGAAGGGTGTGTCTAAGCCTACGTATTATGCAGGTGTGAGCGGAAACGATATTTATGAAGCCGATAACGGCGCAAGAGACTTTACAAACAACGACGGTGTGTGGTATTATGATGGTACGTCTGCAAACCTCGACGGTCATTTCAGACTTCACTATTTTGACTAA
- a CDS encoding macrolide ABC transporter ATP-binding protein/permease codes for MLLKLENIKKTYGTDTGVTFRALKDVSLTFGDKGLVFIVGRSGSGKSTLLNIIGGLDKPDSGNILVGDVNVAQMTGKEVDAYRNTVIGFVFQDFNLVTSMNVYDNVKLALELQSKADEGKVDKAIAAVGMQDKAHSRVLNLSGGQKQRVAIARALVKEPQIILADEPTGALDSKTGEEVMGIFRTLAEEKLVVVVTHDMEKAITYGDRIIEMRDGNVYRDVERGDDNGEKPEQEKSAFVLPNLIKLEKGEKLGESELAQINETLYENGKSFVFVESDPLKVQALIPQAGESVRDDKVTAGFAPYVEKETENKHIDFINSRLPVSSKIKLGLSNLNLKKVKMILTVILSVFTFILFAVAMSFNFYDLPYAVAQTVDKGGDNTIAIMRDGGGGSLGKISDAQVDSFKKKNPNIAFYEQYSLGMSVTYTIYNGFTGFDGVYEVDSIKDFGYPVIAGSDAPQNYNTVIMSQYAATKLLENGAVSASGITDMVGRNVTLNNENFTIGGIFASPVSYSEAESVKYETDERIYLDKLFVKRGFVNDYLGRIAQFDSGFSVYISYTATTQSGYYGARQNVGFAVGKQEYYDADDFYISTSDIDGGAAEIKRTTDVIIADNVLKNGFGIYQRSNEYTTVNDLNEDLTRELTLYYNGLPVYVSRDFTVKGVMRGAGFGANGIMLSADLLDSIFENVVYTKMLVAINNGNYGDTETLINSVYDGGFSLQAEYVGQYNDVLAFLSTFKAVILAISIVMSLVILMLLYSFIASSITLTRKNIGILRALGAKKADTFTIYALEGFAVTLISIILSVVILLIAGPVVNAILGGFYGTYLAVLNIKWFVYLITAALAIGVTVFSIVLPIRKYNNISPIEAINAKV; via the coding sequence ACGCATACAGAAACACCGTTATCGGCTTTGTATTCCAAGACTTCAATCTTGTAACGTCGATGAACGTGTACGACAACGTAAAGCTCGCGCTCGAACTTCAAAGCAAAGCCGACGAAGGAAAGGTGGATAAAGCTATTGCCGCCGTTGGCATGCAAGATAAAGCACATTCGCGCGTACTTAATCTTTCGGGCGGACAAAAGCAACGCGTGGCGATTGCTCGTGCGCTCGTCAAAGAACCGCAAATCATTCTCGCCGACGAACCGACGGGCGCGCTCGACAGCAAGACGGGCGAGGAAGTAATGGGTATTTTCCGCACGCTCGCCGAGGAAAAGCTCGTAGTGGTCGTAACGCACGATATGGAAAAAGCGATCACCTACGGCGACCGCATTATCGAAATGCGCGACGGCAACGTTTACCGCGACGTAGAGCGCGGCGACGACAACGGCGAAAAACCCGAGCAGGAAAAATCGGCGTTCGTGCTGCCCAATCTCATAAAGCTCGAAAAGGGCGAAAAGCTTGGCGAGAGCGAACTCGCACAAATCAACGAAACGCTGTACGAAAACGGCAAGTCGTTTGTGTTTGTGGAAAGCGATCCGCTCAAAGTTCAAGCGCTCATTCCGCAAGCGGGCGAGAGCGTGCGGGACGATAAGGTTACGGCAGGTTTTGCTCCGTATGTAGAAAAGGAAACGGAAAACAAACATATAGATTTTATCAACAGTAGGCTGCCCGTATCAAGCAAAATAAAACTCGGACTGTCCAATCTCAATCTCAAAAAAGTCAAGATGATATTGACTGTAATATTGTCGGTGTTTACCTTTATACTGTTTGCCGTGGCGATGAGCTTTAACTTTTACGATTTGCCGTATGCCGTGGCTCAAACAGTAGATAAAGGCGGCGATAATACGATTGCGATTATGCGCGACGGTGGCGGCGGTTCGCTCGGTAAGATAAGCGACGCGCAGGTCGATAGCTTCAAAAAGAAAAATCCCAATATAGCCTTTTACGAGCAATACTCGCTCGGAATGTCCGTAACGTACACGATATATAACGGCTTTACAGGTTTTGACGGTGTGTACGAAGTGGATAGCATAAAGGACTTTGGCTATCCGGTGATTGCCGGCAGCGATGCCCCACAAAACTACAACACTGTTATAATGTCGCAGTACGCCGCGACAAAGCTGCTCGAAAACGGTGCGGTATCCGCTTCCGGCATAACCGATATGGTCGGTCGTAACGTAACGCTCAATAACGAAAACTTTACTATCGGCGGCATATTTGCAAGCCCCGTATCTTACAGCGAAGCGGAAAGCGTGAAGTACGAAACGGACGAGCGCATTTACCTTGACAAGCTGTTTGTAAAGCGTGGGTTTGTGAACGATTATTTAGGTCGCATAGCGCAGTTCGACAGCGGCTTTTCGGTATATATCAGCTACACAGCTACCACCCAAAGCGGATACTACGGCGCGCGGCAGAACGTAGGATTTGCGGTAGGCAAACAAGAATATTACGACGCGGACGATTTTTATATTTCCACTTCGGATATTGACGGCGGTGCGGCGGAAATTAAACGCACTACCGACGTAATCATTGCGGATAACGTGCTTAAAAACGGATTTGGCATATATCAGCGCTCTAACGAGTACACGACTGTAAACGACCTAAATGAGGACCTTACGCGCGAGCTTACGCTGTACTATAACGGCTTACCCGTGTACGTCAGCCGCGACTTTACCGTAAAAGGCGTTATGCGCGGAGCGGGCTTCGGCGCGAACGGCATAATGCTTTCGGCGGATTTACTCGACAGCATTTTCGAGAACGTCGTGTATACAAAAATGCTTGTTGCAATCAACAACGGCAACTACGGCGATACCGAAACGCTTATCAACTCGGTATATGACGGCGGATTCTCGTTGCAGGCTGAATACGTAGGTCAGTATAACGACGTGCTTGCGTTCCTGTCTACTTTCAAGGCGGTAATACTTGCTATATCGATTGTTATGTCGCTCGTAATACTTATGCTGCTGTATAGCTTTATAGCTTCGTCCATAACGCTCACGCGCAAGAATATAGGCATACTCCGAGCGCTCGGCGCAAAGAAAGCGGACACCTTCACCATATACGCGCTCGAAGGCTTTGCGGTAACGCTCATCTCGATCATTCTCTCGGTCGTGATATTGCTGATCGCAGGTCCCGTGGTCAACGCGATACTCGGCGGCTTCTACGGCACGTACCTTGCGGTGCTAAATATCAAGTGGTTCGTGTACCTCATTACCGCCGCGCTCGCAATAGGCGTAACGGTGTTCTCGATAGTTCTGCCTATACGCAAGTATAACAACATTTCCCCGATAGAGGCGATCAATGCGAAAGTATAG